The Brachyspira aalborgi genome has a segment encoding these proteins:
- the leuB gene encoding 3-isopropylmalate dehydrogenase, with product MEKNIAVIKGDGIGPEIIEKAIEILKKIEKKYSHKFNLEYVDMGGCSIDKYGIPLTDENLEKCLKSDAVLLGSVGGYKWDNVEPENRPERGLLKLRKEMNLYANIRPTKILKPLEYASPLKINENDSIDFIIVRELTGGIYFGKHSFETVNNIRQASDIMIYREDEIKRIGKVAFEMAKKNKKNIVSVDKANVLYSSKLWREIMNDLSKEYKEIEYKDMYVDNAAMQLIANPSQFGIIVTENMFGDILSDEASMLTGSIGMSPSASLSDNSIGMYEPIHGSAPDIARKDIANPIGAILSLSMMFRYSFNLLEEAEDIENAVNKTIEENYRTIDLIPKNMELSYKKVGCSEMGDIIMSKI from the coding sequence ATAGAAAAAAATATTGCGGTTATCAAAGGAGACGGAATAGGTCCAGAAATCATTGAAAAAGCTATAGAAATATTAAAAAAAATAGAAAAAAAATATTCGCATAAATTTAATTTGGAATATGTCGATATGGGCGGATGTTCGATTGATAAATATGGAATTCCTTTAACTGACGAAAATTTAGAAAAGTGCTTAAAATCGGATGCAGTTTTGCTTGGTTCGGTTGGCGGTTATAAATGGGATAATGTAGAGCCAGAAAATAGACCCGAAAGAGGATTATTAAAACTTCGTAAAGAAATGAATCTTTATGCAAATATAAGACCGACAAAAATTTTAAAGCCTTTGGAATATGCATCGCCTCTTAAAATAAATGAAAACGATTCTATAGATTTTATTATAGTTAGAGAACTTACGGGCGGAATATATTTCGGCAAACATTCTTTTGAAACTGTCAATAATATTAGGCAGGCAAGCGATATTATGATTTATAGAGAAGACGAAATAAAAAGAATAGGAAAAGTCGCTTTTGAGATGGCTAAAAAAAATAAAAAAAATATTGTTTCGGTAGATAAGGCTAATGTTTTATATTCTTCAAAATTATGGCGAGAGATTATGAACGATTTGTCTAAAGAATATAAAGAGATTGAATATAAAGATATGTATGTCGATAATGCGGCAATGCAATTAATAGCTAATCCTTCGCAATTTGGAATTATAGTAACAGAAAATATGTTTGGAGATATACTTTCTGACGAAGCGAGTATGTTAACGGGTTCGATTGGAATGTCGCCTTCTGCAAGTTTATCGGATAATTCTATCGGAATGTATGAGCCTATTCATGGTTCTGCGCCCGATATCGCTAGAAAAGATATTGCAAATCCAATAGGCGCTATTTTATCTTTATCTATGATGTTTAGATATTCTTTTAATTTATTAGAAGAAGCGGAAGATATTGAGAATGCGGTTAATAAAACTATTGAAGAAAATTATAGAACAATAGATTTAATTCCAAAAAATATGGAATTATCATATAAAAAAGTCGGATGTTCTGAAATGGGCGATATTATAATGTCAAAAATTTAG
- the leuD gene encoding 3-isopropylmalate dehydratase small subunit, with translation MKAKGYVHKYGDNIDTDVIIPARYLNTANHKELASHCMEDIDKDFVNKVQKGDIIVGGENFGCGSSREHAPIAIKESGISCVIASSFARIFYRNSINIGLAILECEEASKKIVDNDEVEVDFDNGIIKNITKNEIYKSEPFPEFIKNIINSNGLLNSIKNG, from the coding sequence ATGAAAGCTAAAGGTTATGTTCATAAATACGGAGACAATATCGACACGGATGTCATTATTCCAGCAAGATATTTGAATACCGCTAATCATAAAGAGCTTGCATCTCATTGTATGGAAGATATAGATAAAGATTTTGTTAATAAAGTCCAAAAAGGCGATATTATTGTAGGAGGCGAAAATTTCGGATGCGGTTCTTCGAGAGAGCATGCGCCGATAGCAATAAAAGAATCGGGAATTTCTTGCGTTATTGCCTCTTCTTTTGCTAGAATTTTTTATAGAAATTCAATTAATATTGGGCTTGCAATTTTAGAATGCGAAGAAGCGAGCAAAAAAATTGTAGATAATGACGAAGTGGAAGTCGATTTTGATAACGGAATAATAAAAAATATTACTAAAAACGAAATATATAAATCCGAGCCTTTTCCAGAATTTATTAAAAATATTATAAACTCAAACGGGCTTTTGAATTCTATAAAAAACGGTTGA
- the leuC gene encoding 3-isopropylmalate dehydratase large subunit, whose amino-acid sequence MTITQKILAAHCNAEKVEAGELIKVKTDLVLGNDITSPVAINEFEKYGFNKVFDNEKIALVMDHFAPNKDIKAAEQCKQCRDFANKYDIKHYYDVGDMGVEHALLPEKGLIAPGELIIGADSHTCTYGAFGAFSTGVGSTDMAAAMATGEVWFKVPSAIKFNLKGKLKNNVSGKDVILHIIGNIGVDGALYKSMEFSGEGLNSLTMDDRACISNMAIEAGAKNGIFEVDNQTVDYLKDIVSRDYKIFKADENAIYEKIIDIDLSSMEPTVACPHLPENTKEAKELKNIKIDQVVIGSCTNGRISDMETAANILKGKKIAKNVRCIIIPATQKVYKECIKRGYMDIFIDSGCAVSTPTCGPCLGGYMGILAHDEVAVTTTNRNFVGRMGDKTSKVYLASPATAAYSALTGYITEPK is encoded by the coding sequence ATGACTATTACTCAAAAAATTTTAGCGGCTCATTGCAATGCAGAAAAAGTTGAAGCGGGAGAGCTTATAAAAGTAAAAACCGATTTGGTATTGGGAAACGATATAACGAGTCCCGTAGCGATTAACGAATTTGAAAAATACGGATTTAATAAAGTTTTTGATAATGAAAAAATCGCTTTGGTTATGGACCATTTCGCCCCAAATAAAGATATAAAAGCCGCAGAACAATGTAAACAATGCAGAGACTTTGCAAATAAATACGATATAAAACATTATTACGATGTTGGCGATATGGGAGTAGAGCATGCGCTTTTGCCTGAAAAAGGTTTAATAGCGCCTGGAGAGTTAATAATTGGAGCGGATTCCCATACCTGCACTTATGGAGCTTTTGGGGCTTTTTCTACGGGAGTGGGAAGCACGGATATGGCGGCTGCTATGGCTACGGGAGAGGTTTGGTTTAAAGTTCCTTCGGCTATTAAATTTAATTTGAAAGGAAAATTAAAAAATAATGTTTCGGGTAAAGATGTTATACTTCATATTATCGGAAATATCGGAGTTGATGGAGCTTTATATAAATCGATGGAATTTTCGGGAGAAGGACTTAATTCTTTAACTATGGACGATAGAGCATGCATTTCAAATATGGCAATAGAGGCGGGCGCTAAAAACGGAATATTTGAAGTCGATAATCAGACTGTAGATTATTTAAAAGATATAGTTAGTAGAGATTATAAAATATTCAAAGCCGATGAAAATGCGATTTACGAAAAAATTATAGATATAGATTTATCTTCTATGGAACCTACGGTTGCATGTCCGCATTTGCCCGAAAATACTAAAGAAGCTAAAGAGCTTAAAAATATAAAGATAGACCAAGTAGTTATAGGTTCATGCACAAACGGTAGAATTTCCGATATGGAAACGGCGGCTAATATTTTGAAAGGTAAAAAAATAGCTAAAAATGTTAGATGCATTATAATTCCAGCCACTCAAAAAGTGTATAAAGAATGCATTAAAAGAGGTTATATGGATATATTTATCGATTCGGGATGCGCGGTTTCTACTCCGACATGCGGACCTTGTTTAGGCGGATATATGGGAATACTCGCTCATGATGAAGTTGCCGTTACGACTACGAATAGAAATTTTGTAGGAAGAATGGGAGATAAAACTTCAAAGGTTTATTTGGCAAGTCCAGCGACTGCGGCTTATAGCGCATTAACGGGCTATATAACCGAGCCAAAATAA